The Terriglobus tenax genome contains a region encoding:
- a CDS encoding TIGR03435 family protein, protein MRPLPLLLSAILAFPAAWLPAQSPAFDVASVKLNKVIGDGRSHIYSDSANGSFRTRNVPMKMLLEFAYGLPQSQIAGSLESVNGATFDIDAKLDEDAEIRYEALEKEARQRRKSEMLQALLAERFHLTCHKETREMQSYALTAPRGAAQLKPTQGGGLKLGASYGHITAQGSTLDRLARQIAQRLGEPVVDTTGIDGRFDMELNFTPPEGPMRLNGQPVPDPPPSIFTAIQEQLGLKLEKRKGPVEVLVIDHVEMPTEN, encoded by the coding sequence ATGAGGCCTTTGCCCCTCCTCCTGTCCGCAATTCTGGCGTTTCCCGCTGCCTGGCTGCCGGCTCAGTCGCCTGCTTTCGACGTCGCCTCCGTCAAGCTGAACAAGGTGATCGGTGACGGCCGCTCGCACATCTACAGCGACTCCGCCAACGGCTCCTTCCGCACCCGGAACGTCCCCATGAAGATGCTTCTGGAATTCGCCTACGGCTTGCCGCAGTCCCAGATCGCCGGCTCACTGGAGAGCGTCAACGGAGCCACCTTCGATATCGACGCCAAGCTGGACGAGGACGCTGAGATCCGTTATGAAGCCCTGGAGAAAGAAGCACGCCAACGACGAAAGAGCGAGATGCTGCAGGCACTGCTGGCCGAGCGCTTCCATCTGACCTGCCACAAGGAAACGCGGGAGATGCAGAGCTACGCCCTGACCGCTCCGAGGGGAGCAGCCCAGCTGAAGCCCACGCAAGGCGGCGGTCTGAAGCTGGGAGCCTCCTACGGACACATCACGGCGCAGGGCTCCACCCTGGACAGGCTTGCCCGCCAGATAGCCCAGCGCCTTGGCGAACCTGTCGTGGACACTACCGGCATCGACGGCCGCTTCGACATGGAGCTGAACTTCACTCCACCGGAAGGCCCCATGCGCCTGAATGGCCAGCCCGTCCCGGACCCACCGCCCTCCATCTTCACCGCCATACAGGAACAGCTCGGCCTGAAGCTCGAAAAACGCAAGGGCCCGGTCGAGGTACTGGTCATCGACCACGTCGAGATGCCGACAGAGAACTAA
- a CDS encoding prephenate dehydratase translates to MEKVALRVAIQGERGSNSHAAAVKMLGEEVTIVPCALSAEVVERLAAADGVDVAVLPIENTLHGSVADHYDLLFNHDLRVEGELLLRIQHNVMAAPGVKLSEVKRVLSHPVALSQCRRWLAAHREIEAVPFYDTAGSVKHLMATEDRAAAAIASAPAAPEYGAEILEAAIEDNPENYTRFLLVKRKADAVKVPGANKISLAFSIAHRPGTLVEALRGLAAAGVDLTKIESRPVPGKPWEYLFYVDLRFTNEEQAEKAVASLAASCDMVREMGRYLAA, encoded by the coding sequence ATGGAAAAGGTTGCTTTGCGGGTTGCAATTCAAGGAGAGCGTGGATCGAACAGCCACGCTGCCGCAGTGAAGATGCTGGGCGAAGAGGTAACCATCGTGCCGTGTGCGTTGTCGGCTGAGGTGGTGGAACGGCTGGCCGCAGCGGACGGCGTCGATGTCGCGGTGCTGCCGATTGAGAATACGCTGCATGGTTCGGTAGCCGACCATTACGACCTGCTGTTCAACCATGACCTGCGCGTGGAAGGCGAGCTGCTGCTGCGCATTCAGCACAACGTGATGGCGGCTCCCGGCGTGAAGCTGAGCGAGGTGAAGCGCGTTCTGTCGCACCCGGTGGCGTTGAGCCAGTGCCGCCGCTGGCTGGCGGCGCACCGTGAGATTGAGGCGGTGCCGTTCTACGACACCGCGGGCAGTGTGAAGCACCTGATGGCCACGGAAGACCGCGCGGCTGCGGCGATTGCCAGCGCTCCGGCGGCGCCGGAGTATGGGGCGGAGATCCTCGAAGCCGCGATCGAGGACAATCCGGAGAACTACACGCGCTTTCTGCTGGTGAAACGCAAGGCGGATGCGGTGAAGGTGCCGGGAGCGAACAAGATTTCGCTGGCCTTCTCCATCGCGCATCGTCCGGGAACGCTGGTGGAGGCGCTGCGGGGACTGGCTGCCGCAGGAGTGGATCTGACGAAGATTGAGTCACGCCCGGTGCCTGGAAAACCGTGGGAGTACCTGTTCTACGTCGATCTGCGGTTTACGAACGAGGAGCAGGCGGAGAAGGCCGTGGCGAGTCTGGCGGCCTCCTGCGACATGGTGCGGGAGATGGGGCGGTATCTCGCGGCGTAG